One segment of Megachile rotundata isolate GNS110a chromosome 6, iyMegRotu1, whole genome shotgun sequence DNA contains the following:
- the LOC100876620 gene encoding translational activator of cytochrome c oxidase 1 produces the protein MKYRLNNLIYCLHTNFVINGTRRYAGHSKWHNIKHIKEENDRTRGQLFKTLISKMTVAVREEGSADPLLNSKLANLIDQAKKVNMPLSTINTFLNKMKTPKAQAPTKIMPIRTSSGCTLLLHYATNNPGGFKALLNNILRKSKSTLADTALSMFDCGTYILAVKDCNFNQAMEDAIEAGAEDVEELKENDKTYFKFKCEFLFPDKVQNQLTRLGYFVLLTEDTCIPNSVVELSEEQLEMVNKLKSKLLELDDIIKIEDNIAES, from the exons ATGAAATATCGGTTAAACAATTTGATTTACTGCTTGcatacaaattttgttattaatggaACCAGACGATATGCAGGACATAGCAAATggcataatattaaacatattaaagaAGAAAATGATAGAACAAGAGGACAATTGTTCAAAACCCTTATTTCTAAAATGACAGTTGCAGTAAGAG AAGAGGGAAGTGCGGATCCATTACTCAActctaaattagcaaatttaatcgatcaagcaaagaaagttaataTGCCACTAAGCACTATAAacacatttctaaataaaatgaagACTCCAAAAGCACAAGCCCCAACAAAGATAATGCCGATTCGTACTTCTTCAGGATGTACATTACTTTTGCACTATGCAACTAATAATCCAGGTGGTTTCAAGGCCCTACTTAATAATATACTTAGAAAATCTAA ATCTACACTTGCAGATACAGCATTGTCAATGTTTGACTGTGGAACTTATATTCTAGCTGTGaaagattgtaactttaatCAAGCAATGGAAGATGCAATAGAAGCAGGAGCAGAAGATGTAgaagaattaaaagaaaatgataaaacatattttaag TTTAAATGCGAGTTCCTCTTTCCCGATAAGGTGCAAAATCAATTAACACGCCTGGGTTACTTTGTACTGTTAACAGAAGATACATGTATACCCAATTCTGTTGTTGAATTGAGTGAGGAACAGTTGGAAATGGTAAACAAATTGAAAAGTAAACTTCTAGAACTGGATGACATTATAAAAATAGAAGATAATATTGCAGAATCTTAA
- the LOC100879896 gene encoding uncharacterized protein LOC100879896: MSMLAERRQKQKWTLNPRGKHWSEDGNKFGQKMLEKMGWSNGKGLGANEQGMTEHVRVSVKNDKSGIGFKRDTVDEAWTEHQDSFNDFLQQLQTAPCDNIVQIEEANAELSGKSLELKSKQSRARVHYQKFTRGKDVNKYSTKDLANIFGQKEMNLNKNSKVENDSTEESTVDIQDNRGGVITINAGSMTDYFMKKDKDFSLTYKHKKRSESESEPEYAGFGFTSSVNKVQYHSEENKESKNVSNYAFENPCIDLNSPEPASNTSSKVGSLKKRKSIDETELSSNHDAKKFKQDNINSSKYENGIVNDALNLDCQSDDVYNGKEFEVSRVQFGVANSALDLSDEADKKRVTFNDRVEYSDDTIKKKKGRATLDKFEVENKKAKKKKKQDTVNNSVSFGFVNEALELEDKPEEINDNEINERKNKKSKKRKESRRSNLETIVETPEEDKEILEENIESMETNENTPDDSVPEENTTRKKAKKKKKEKVKEVVDNGINIEENIENEVVMETNSQGEKGQDELHTDQENVSKEKRKKRKKTKHVESDVGHENTISETDIKDSNKTDENTEKIEEVIKIKKNKKKKKDANVNDSNMEVEIEQKEKENIDNVDENTLKATKAKKKKKHKHSIDESVTDNNNSTHNAELTEENPSSEATNTPVKNHTNKTFKTVSSPWHEKAKMSKKILKSLFYRNSVVQFPGSNIDEIKGYGADIQ; encoded by the exons ATGTCGATGCTCGCAGAGAGGCGTCAGAAACAGAAATGGACACTGAACCCTCGAGGAAAACACTGGAGCGAag ATGGAAACAAATTTGGGCAGAAAATGTTGGAGAAAATGGGTTGGTCGAATGGCAAAGGACTTGGAGCTAATGAACAGGGTATGACGGAGCATGTACGCGTCtctgttaaaaatgataaatcag GTATCGGTTTTAAAAGAGATACTGTAGATGAAGCTTGGACAGAACATCAAGACAGCTTCAACGACTTTTTACAACAGCTTCAGACTGCTCCCTGTGATAATATAGTGCAAATAGAAGAAGCAAATGCTGAATTAAGTGGAAAGTCATTGGAGTTGAAATCTAAGCAAAGTCGTGCTCGTGTtca CTATCAAAAATTCACGAGGGGTAAAGATGTAAATAAGTATAGCACAAAAGATTTAGCAAATATATTTGGTCAGAaagaaatgaatttaaataaaaatagtaaagtagaaaATGATAGTACAGAGGAGAGCACTGTTGATATTCAGGATAATAGAGGTGGTGTTATTACCATAAATGCTGGTAGTATGACtgattattttatgaaaaaggATAAAGACTTTTCTttaacatataaacataaaaaaagatCAGAGTCAGAGAGTGAACCAGAATATGCAGGGTTTGGTTTTACATCGTCAGTCAATAAAGTACAATATCATagtgaagaaaataaagaatcaAAAAATGTAAGCAATTATGCATTTGAAAATCCTTGTATAGATTTAAACAGTCCTGAACCTGCTTCAAATACTAGTAGTAAAGTTGGATCACTTAAAAAACGGAAATCTATTGATGAAACTGAATTAAGTTCAAATCATGAtgctaaaaaatttaaacaagatAACATAAATAGTAGCAAGTATGAAAATGGTATAGTAAATGATGCACTGAATTTAGATTGTCAATCAGATGATGTTTATAATGGAAAAGAATTTGAAGTGTCAAGGGTACAATTTGGTGTTGCAAATTCTGCATTAGATTTAAGTGATGAAGCTGATAAGAAAAGGGTAACATTTAATGATCGTGTGGAATACAGTGATGATActataaagaaaaagaaaggtaGAGCTACATTGGATAAGTTTGAGGTTGAGAACAAGAAGgctaaaaaaaagaagaaacaagaCACAGTTAACAATTCTGTATCATTTGGTTTTGTTAATGAAGCTTTAGAGCTTGAAGACAAGCCTGAGGAGATTAATGATAACGAAATTAATGAACGTAAAAATAAGAAgtctaaaaaaagaaaagaaagtcgTCGATCTAATTTGGAAACAATAGTAGAGACACCAGAAGAAGATAAAGAAATTCTTGAAGAGAACATAGAGAGTATGGAGACAAATGAAAATACACCAGATGACAGTGTACCTGAAGAAAATACGACTCGTAAAAAagcgaagaagaaaaagaaagaaaaagtaaaGGAAGTTGTTGATAATGGGATAAATATagaagaaaatatagaaaatgaagTAGTCATGGAAACAAATTCACAAGGGGAGAAAGGGCAAGATGAACTTCACACAGATCAAGAAAATGTTtctaaagaaaaaagaaaaaaaaggaagaaaacgaAACATGTTGAATCAGATGTAGGACATGAAAATACTATCTCTGAAACTGATATAAAAGATAGTAACAAAACGGACGAAAATACAGAAAAGATCGAAGAAGTtataaagattaaaaaaaataaaaagaaaaagaaagatgcAAATGTGAATGATAGTAATATGGAAGTAGAAATTGAAcaaaaggagaaagaaaataTAGATAATGTAGATGAAAATACGTTGAAAGCGACCAAggcaaaaaagaagaagaaacataAACATTCAATAGACGAGTCTGTTACAGATAATAATAACTCTACACATAATGCAGAGCTAACAGAGGAAAATCCGAGCTCTGAAGCAACGAATACACCTGTAAAAAATCATACTAACAAAACATTTAAAACTGTATCTAGTCCTTGGCATGAAAAAGCTAAAATgtcaaagaaaatattaaaatctcttTTTTATAGGAACTCTGTTGTACAATTTCCAGGCTCTAATATAGATGAAATTAAGGGATATGGAGCAGATATACAGTGA